The following proteins come from a genomic window of Candidatus Zixiibacteriota bacterium:
- a CDS encoding flagellar hook-basal body complex protein — protein MMASLFSGVSGLKNHQVKMNVIGNNIANINTIGYKGSRINFQEALVQTYKGAGRPSANIGGTNPVQLGMGMQVGTIDNLFQQGGLETTGQITDLAIQGKGFFILGDGQDNQFYTRAGAFGFDANSNLVDPSSGLYVQGKMADNTGNIPSLATVGMITLPFGQQDPAKPSEVVTLGNNLDASASDSVATMSLAGTSNILSVSGTTVDGVGGTHSIDITGSQAVQASFTGATVAGLLGTAQLGTLGVNTFDDFQLTVDGTRTENISGLSATSSVTDLVNAISQIDGVTATLTESGGPPPTQGTISITRDRAGADGSYGIASSASDATAGSENIVNVIFGTADGATFQTSGGADANFTITDTFTPNRGSGAAAGPQVTMLDMVIDDVTGLATGITGIGGGGITVITGTGGLAAATGANVLEIETADTIHTTSINVYDSQGGRHTLTLEFYKSMTQNRWEWTAGTLGSETVTAGGSGFVSFNPDGSLNTFDYNGGASAVTINPNNGAANMSLAFDPGSVGNYDGLTGFGSGNHTASITGQDGYGLGILEKITIDQSGNISGIFSNGVTRILAQLMLADFTNSGGLRKAGKSMYQPTANSGEPLSGVAGETIGASISSGALESSSVDIAQEFTGMITAQRGFQANARIITTSDSMLDELVNIKR, from the coding sequence ATGATGGCATCACTATTCTCCGGTGTATCCGGACTGAAAAACCACCAGGTGAAGATGAACGTGATCGGTAACAACATCGCGAACATCAACACTATCGGCTACAAAGGCAGCCGCATCAATTTCCAGGAAGCGCTGGTCCAGACCTACAAAGGTGCGGGACGGCCGTCGGCCAACATCGGCGGTACCAACCCGGTGCAGTTGGGCATGGGCATGCAGGTCGGCACTATCGACAACCTGTTCCAGCAGGGTGGCCTGGAAACTACCGGCCAGATTACCGATCTGGCTATTCAGGGTAAAGGCTTCTTTATTCTGGGTGACGGTCAGGACAACCAGTTTTATACCCGCGCCGGAGCCTTTGGCTTCGACGCCAATTCGAACCTGGTCGATCCCTCAAGCGGATTGTACGTTCAGGGAAAGATGGCCGATAACACGGGCAACATTCCTTCTCTGGCCACGGTCGGCATGATTACCCTTCCGTTCGGACAGCAGGATCCGGCCAAGCCTTCGGAAGTAGTAACCCTGGGCAACAACCTCGATGCCTCGGCATCCGATTCAGTTGCGACGATGTCGTTGGCCGGCACGTCGAACATCCTGTCGGTCTCCGGTACGACTGTCGACGGCGTGGGTGGTACTCATTCCATCGACATCACCGGATCGCAAGCGGTACAGGCAAGCTTCACCGGAGCCACCGTGGCCGGATTGTTAGGTACCGCCCAACTTGGGACACTCGGTGTGAACACCTTCGACGATTTCCAGTTGACGGTGGACGGTACCCGTACCGAGAACATCAGTGGTCTCAGCGCAACGTCGTCGGTCACCGACCTGGTTAACGCTATCAGTCAGATCGATGGTGTAACCGCGACGCTAACCGAATCCGGCGGCCCGCCGCCGACACAGGGTACTATCAGTATCACGCGTGATCGCGCCGGTGCTGATGGGAGCTATGGCATCGCTTCCTCTGCGTCCGACGCTACGGCCGGCAGCGAGAACATTGTCAACGTGATCTTCGGTACCGCCGACGGTGCGACTTTCCAAACCTCCGGCGGCGCCGATGCGAATTTTACAATTACCGACACTTTCACACCGAATCGCGGTAGTGGCGCGGCGGCCGGACCGCAGGTAACCATGCTCGATATGGTAATCGATGACGTCACCGGCCTGGCTACCGGAATCACCGGAATTGGCGGCGGCGGAATTACCGTTATCACCGGGACCGGCGGGCTGGCGGCAGCCACCGGCGCCAACGTGCTTGAAATCGAAACAGCCGATACCATTCATACGACGTCGATCAACGTCTACGACTCGCAGGGTGGTCGTCACACTCTCACCCTTGAGTTCTACAAGTCAATGACTCAGAATCGCTGGGAGTGGACAGCCGGCACGCTCGGATCGGAGACGGTCACAGCCGGCGGCTCCGGTTTCGTTAGTTTCAACCCGGATGGGTCTCTGAATACGTTCGACTACAACGGCGGCGCTTCGGCGGTTACTATTAACCCCAACAACGGTGCGGCCAATATGTCTTTGGCTTTTGATCCCGGATCGGTCGGTAACTACGACGGTCTGACCGGTTTCGGCAGCGGTAACCACACTGCGTCTATCACCGGCCAGGACGGATACGGCCTGGGTATTCTTGAGAAAATCACGATCGACCAGTCGGGAAACATCTCCGGTATCTTCTCAAACGGTGTCACCCGTATTCTGGCTCAGTTGATGCTGGCCGATTTCACCAACTCCGGCGGTCTGCGTAAGGCAGGCAAGTCGATGTATCAACCGACCGCAAACTCCGGTGAGCCGCTCTCCGGTGTGGCGGGGGAGACCATCGGCGCCTCGATCTCATCGGGCGCTTTGGAGTCATCCTCGGTTGACATCGCGCAGGAATTTACAGGAATGATCACCGCCCAGCGTGGGTTCCAGGCCAACGCCCGGATCATCACAACCTCAGACAGCATGCTGGACGAGCTGGTCAATATCAAAAGGTAG
- a CDS encoding flagellar FlbD family protein has product MIKVTRINDAPLVINADLIEFVEASPETIICLTTGKKIMVKQTIDEIIERVADFKRKASIRTISPDTAALVDRN; this is encoded by the coding sequence ATGATTAAGGTAACCCGAATCAATGATGCCCCCCTGGTTATCAATGCCGACCTGATCGAATTCGTCGAGGCCAGTCCGGAGACAATTATCTGTCTGACGACCGGTAAAAAGATCATGGTCAAGCAAACTATCGACGAGATCATAGAGCGGGTGGCCGATTTCAAACGTAAGGCGAGTATCCGGACGATCAGTCCGGATACTGCCGCATTAGTTGACAGGAACTGA
- a CDS encoding flagellar basal body-associated FliL family protein, protein MADEEKTTMETGDDTTSEAKAEPKGGKKKLFILGGVGLVAVVVGLVVALFVIKPMLSDSSGDQSEQEYAEETDESHGESAQEDKPKPKKKKPRKKSDGESEALIYAIRDIVVNPAGTGGSRFLSVSFGFELESPEFEAEFAAKEAVVRDALITILSSKTVAQLTDSKQKEIVRYQIKKRVSKLMGSQELVGVYFTDFVLQ, encoded by the coding sequence ATGGCTGACGAAGAAAAAACCACGATGGAAACCGGCGACGATACAACTTCCGAAGCGAAAGCCGAACCCAAGGGCGGTAAGAAGAAACTGTTTATCCTGGGTGGCGTGGGACTGGTTGCGGTAGTGGTTGGGCTGGTGGTGGCATTGTTTGTGATCAAGCCAATGCTCTCTGATTCCTCAGGCGACCAAAGCGAGCAGGAATATGCTGAAGAAACGGACGAGTCCCACGGCGAGTCCGCTCAAGAGGATAAACCAAAGCCGAAGAAGAAAAAGCCCCGCAAGAAATCCGACGGCGAAAGCGAGGCGCTCATTTATGCCATCAGGGATATCGTGGTCAATCCGGCCGGAACCGGTGGTTCCAGATTCCTGTCCGTGTCTTTTGGTTTTGAACTGGAATCTCCTGAGTTTGAGGCTGAGTTTGCCGCCAAAGAGGCGGTTGTGCGTGACGCCCTGATTACCATTCTGTCGTCCAAAACGGTAGCGCAGCTTACCGATTCAAAACAGAAGGAAATCGTCCGCTACCAGATCAAAAAACGAGTGTCGAAACTTATGGGTTCCCAAGAGTTGGTTGGTGTTTACTTCACCGACTTCGTGCTTCAGTAA
- the fliM gene encoding flagellar motor switch protein FliM has translation MAKILSQDEIDALLTTVSAGDGEVSDEQIEDDKLRSVIAYDFKHPNRVSKDQIRTLENMHDNFAGHYGSTLSAVLRTIVDVDLVSVDQITYSEFIMSLVSPSCTYTYAAQPLEGGCLVDFNPTLTFSLIDRMFGGNGKILESDRELTGIERSVMGRLAQKLYNDLIRAWENIVKLEVEQKSFETNPQFIQVVPPGETVVVVSFQIKLFQSTGLLTLCYPYVSLEPIITKLSAQNWIDATKKKNLDEDRLINRQNLSNIEAVVSAELLRTTIKVREFLDLCVGDIVPSEVKINQPIGLFINRRRKYDARPGLSGKKRAVQITDKCDLEAQEI, from the coding sequence TTGGCAAAGATACTTTCACAGGACGAAATTGATGCTCTGTTGACGACGGTGTCGGCCGGAGATGGAGAAGTTTCCGATGAACAGATCGAGGATGACAAGTTACGCTCCGTAATCGCGTATGATTTCAAACATCCCAACCGTGTCTCCAAAGACCAAATACGCACTCTGGAGAATATGCACGACAACTTTGCGGGACACTATGGCTCTACTCTTTCGGCGGTGCTTAGAACAATCGTCGATGTCGATCTTGTCTCGGTCGATCAGATTACCTATAGCGAGTTCATCATGTCGCTGGTGTCGCCGTCGTGCACCTACACCTATGCCGCCCAACCTTTAGAAGGCGGCTGTCTTGTTGACTTCAACCCGACCCTCACTTTTTCGCTGATCGATCGCATGTTCGGCGGCAACGGCAAAATCCTGGAATCGGATCGCGAACTTACCGGCATTGAACGATCAGTAATGGGACGTCTCGCACAAAAGCTTTACAACGATCTGATCCGCGCATGGGAAAACATTGTCAAGCTGGAGGTCGAACAAAAGAGTTTCGAAACCAACCCGCAGTTCATCCAGGTGGTTCCTCCCGGTGAGACGGTGGTAGTGGTATCGTTTCAGATCAAGCTGTTTCAGTCAACCGGTCTGCTGACCTTGTGTTATCCCTATGTGTCGCTGGAACCAATAATCACCAAGCTCTCGGCACAAAACTGGATCGATGCTACCAAAAAGAAGAACCTCGACGAGGACCGCTTGATCAATCGGCAGAATCTGAGCAACATCGAGGCTGTAGTCAGCGCCGAGCTCTTGAGAACGACAATCAAGGTGCGAGAATTCCTCGATCTATGTGTCGGTGACATTGTCCCTTCAGAAGTTAAGATCAACCAACCGATCGGACTCTTTATCAATAGACGGAGAAAGT